In Calonectris borealis chromosome 25, bCalBor7.hap1.2, whole genome shotgun sequence, the following proteins share a genomic window:
- the DCDC2B gene encoding doublecortin domain-containing protein 2B isoform X2 → METASRAGLRWEGTAERESGWSEGFGLGGGLAGAPLRAPRQSVCLCGQRSLLDPQGMSSRGLAMAPPAKNVVVYRNGDPFFPGRKVVVNQRRFLTFEAFLNEVTKSIHAPLAVRNLYTPRHGHRVAELGDLQDGCQYVAAGFEKFKRLDYLNRGRKELRGTRNSEGLQFRTVAPWKSNVLARRQKHAQLPCTIHVFRNGDLLSPPFPLLLSKSTPLQWDALLATLTKKADLRSGAVNKLCRLDGTQVSGGEELVNGHYYVAVGNEEYKKLPYFELLVPQDSACRTLWNHPKSRRKKYRRRFGELCAISQDRAGDSALAEPTQQLDSRRVQTTGAAEKDKIPAAFPQLQRQGRKSCLREEESIFHAKPVRAGQNRRSNRNVQHWPDQEESVYKTRDPRKKMRGAQEVKEDEHTGVDVPIDQARTTEKSQKTAARKRDASDSEDEKY, encoded by the exons ATGGAGACAGCCAGTCGCGCCGGACTGCGCTGGGAAGGGACGGCAGAGCGCGAGAGCGGCTGGTCGGAAGGGTTTGGGCtcggcggggggctggcgggggctccCCTCCGCGCCCCACGTCAGTCTGTTTGCCTTTGTGGTCAGCGGAGCTTGCTTGACCCACAGGGGATGAGCTCCCGTGGCTTAGCAATGGCACCTCCAGCCAAGAACGTGGTGGTGTATCGCAATGGCGACCCCTTCTTCCCCGGGAGGAAGGTCGTAGTGAACCAGCGGCGGTTCCTGACCTTCGAGGCGTTCCTGAATGAGGTGACCAAGAGCATTCACGCGCCCTTGGCTGTGAGGAACCTCTACACACCCAGGCACGGCCACCGCGTCGCTGAGCTGGGGGACCTGCAGGATGGGTGCCAGTACGTGGCTGCGGGCTTTGAAAAGTTCAAAAGGCTTGA CTATTTAAATCGTGGAAGGAAGGAGCTCCGTGGGACAAGGAACAGCGAGGGTCTGCAG TTCCGCACCGTAGCTCCCTGGAAGTCGAATGTCTTGGCGCGACGGCAGAAGCACGCCCAACTGCCCTGCACGATACA TGTTTTCCGGAATGGGGATTTGCTGAGCCCTCCTTTCCcactgctgctctccaagagcACTCCACTGCAGTGGGATGCACTCCTGGCCACGCTGACAAAGAAAGCCGACCTGCGCAGCGGAGCTGTTAACAA GCTCTGCAGGCTGGACGGAACCCAGGTGTCTGGTGGGGAGGAGCTGGTGAATGGCCATTACTATGTGGCAGTGGGAAATGAGGAGTACAAAAAACTGCCTTACTTTGAGCTGCTGGTGCCCCAGGATTCTGCGTGCAGGACGCTGTG GAATCACCCAAAAAGCAGGCGCAAAAAATACCGCAGAAGG TTTGGCGAACTCTGTGCCATCtcccaggacagagctggtgaCTCTGCTCTTGCTGAACCTACTCAACAG CTGGACAGTCGCAGGGTGCAGaccacaggagctgcagagaaagaCAAAATCCCAGCTGCTTTTCCACAACTGCAAAGGCAAGGCAGGAAATCTTGCCTCAGAGAGGAAGAGTCCATTTTCCATGCTAAACCTGTCCGTGCAGGACAAAACAGAAGGAGCAACAGGAATGTGCAGCACTGGCCTGATCAAG AAGAAAGTGTCTATAAAACCAGAGATCCTAGGAAGAAGATGCGAGGTGCCCAGGAAGTAAAAGAGGACGAACACACAGGGGTGGATGTACCCATTGATCAG GCACGGACTACAGAGAAATCACAAAAGACTGCGGCAAGGAAAAGGGATGCCAGTGACTCTGAGGATGAAAAGTACTGA
- the EIF3I gene encoding eukaryotic translation initiation factor 3 subunit I, whose amino-acid sequence MKPILLQGHERSITQIKYNREGDLLFTVAKDPIVNVWYSVNGERLGTYNGHTGAVWCVDADWDTRHVLTGSADNSCRLWDCETGKQLALVKTSSAVRTCGFDFGGNIIMFSTDKQMGYQCFVSFFDLRDPSQIENNEPYMKIPCSDSKITSAVWGPLGEFIIAGHESGELNQFSAKSGEQLSNIKEHTKQINDIQTSRDMTMFITASKDNTAKLFDCTTLGHLKTFRTERPVNSAALSPIFDHVVLGGGQEAMDVTTTSTRIGKFEARFFHLAFEEEFGRVKGHFGPINSVAFHPDGKSYSSGGEDGYVRIHYFDPQYFEFEFEA is encoded by the exons ATG AAGCCGATCCTGCTGCAGGGCCATGAGCGCTCCATCACGCAGATCAAGTACAACCGGGAGGGAGACCTGCTTTTCACCGTGGCCAAGGATCCC atTGTCAACGTTTGGTATTCAGTGAATGGAGAGAGGCTCGGCACCTACAACGGCCACACAGGAGCTGTCTGGTGCGTGGATGCAGACT GGGACACGCGACATGTGCTCACCGGCTCTGCAGATAACAGCTGTCGGCTCTGGGACTGTGAAACGG GAAAGCAGCTCGCTCTGGTGAAGACCAGCTCAGCGGTGAGGACATGTGGCTTCGACTTTGGAGGAAACATCATCATGTTTTCCACAGACAAGCAGATGGGATATCAGTGTTTTGTGAGCTTCTTTGACCTCCGGGACCCCAGCCAGATCG agAACAACGAGCCTTACATGAAAATCCCCTGCAGTGACTCTAAAATCACTAGTGCTGTGTGGGGCCCTCTGGGAGAGTTCATCATCGCAGGACATGAGAGCGGAGAGCTGAACCAGTTCAGTGCCAAG TCAGGGGAGCAGCTTTCAAACATCAAGGAGCACACCAAGCAAATCAACGATATTCAGACCTCCAGAGACATGACCATGTTCATCACTGCCTCCAAGGACAACACAGCCAAG CTATTCGATTGCACAACACTTGGACATTTGAAGACGTTCCGGACGGAGCGACCGGTGAACTCCGCCGCGCTGTCCCCCATTTTTGATCAC GTCGTGCTTGGTGGCGGGCAGGAGGCCATGGATGTGACCACGACCTCCACCAGGATTGGCAAATTTGAGGCGAG gttCTTCCACTTGGCTTTTGAAGAAGAGTTTGGCAGAGTGAAGGGTCACTTCGGTCCGATAAATAGTGTTGCTTTTCACCCCGACGGGAAGAG TTACAGCAGCGGCGGTGAGGATGGCTACGTTCGCATCCATTACTTCGATCCCCAGTACTTTGAGTTTGAATTTGAAGCTTAA
- the TMEM234 gene encoding transmembrane protein 234, translating to MAPVGEAAALVLVAMLWGSTGPFLRTGAAGLEEVRRPGRLQQLLAEIRFLGLNYKYMVPFLLNQGGSVLFYLTLASADLSLAVPLCNSLALIVTLVTGRMLGEDIGGKRAVAGMLLTVLGVTLCVAGS from the exons ATGGCGCCCGTGG GAGAGGCAGCGGCgctggtgctggtggccatgcTGTGGGGCAGCACCGGGCCGTTCCTGCGGACAGGCgcggcggggctggaggaggtgcGGCGCCCGGGCCGCCTGCAGCAACTGCTGGCCGAGATCCGCTTCCTGGGCCTCAACTACAAG TACATGGTGCCGTTTCTGCTCAATCAAGGTGGATCTGTCCTCTTCTACCTCACCTTGGCCTCCGCAG ATCTGTCCCTGGCAGTACCACTCTGTAACTCCCTGGCTTTGATAGTCACGCTGGTGACTGGGAGGATGCTGGGAGAGGACATCGGTGGTAAAA GGGCTGTGGCAGGAATGCTGCTCACTGTCCTAGGAGTCACGCTCTGTGTAGCTGGTTCGTGA
- the DCDC2B gene encoding doublecortin domain-containing protein 2B isoform X1 — METASRAGLRWEGTAERESGWSEGFGLGGGLAGAPLRAPRQSVCLCGQRSLLDPQGMSSRGLAMAPPAKNVVVYRNGDPFFPGRKVVVNQRRFLTFEAFLNEVTKSIHAPLAVRNLYTPRHGHRVAELGDLQDGCQYVAAGFEKFKRLDYLNRGRKELRGTRNSEGLQFRTVAPWKSNVLARRQKHAQLPCTIHCRNTGSLHALGCFYCSVFRNGDLLSPPFPLLLSKSTPLQWDALLATLTKKADLRSGAVNKLCRLDGTQVSGGEELVNGHYYVAVGNEEYKKLPYFELLVPQDSACRTLWNHPKSRRKKYRRRFGELCAISQDRAGDSALAEPTQQLDSRRVQTTGAAEKDKIPAAFPQLQRQGRKSCLREEESIFHAKPVRAGQNRRSNRNVQHWPDQEESVYKTRDPRKKMRGAQEVKEDEHTGVDVPIDQARTTEKSQKTAARKRDASDSEDEKY, encoded by the exons ATGGAGACAGCCAGTCGCGCCGGACTGCGCTGGGAAGGGACGGCAGAGCGCGAGAGCGGCTGGTCGGAAGGGTTTGGGCtcggcggggggctggcgggggctccCCTCCGCGCCCCACGTCAGTCTGTTTGCCTTTGTGGTCAGCGGAGCTTGCTTGACCCACAGGGGATGAGCTCCCGTGGCTTAGCAATGGCACCTCCAGCCAAGAACGTGGTGGTGTATCGCAATGGCGACCCCTTCTTCCCCGGGAGGAAGGTCGTAGTGAACCAGCGGCGGTTCCTGACCTTCGAGGCGTTCCTGAATGAGGTGACCAAGAGCATTCACGCGCCCTTGGCTGTGAGGAACCTCTACACACCCAGGCACGGCCACCGCGTCGCTGAGCTGGGGGACCTGCAGGATGGGTGCCAGTACGTGGCTGCGGGCTTTGAAAAGTTCAAAAGGCTTGA CTATTTAAATCGTGGAAGGAAGGAGCTCCGTGGGACAAGGAACAGCGAGGGTCTGCAG TTCCGCACCGTAGCTCCCTGGAAGTCGAATGTCTTGGCGCGACGGCAGAAGCACGCCCAACTGCCCTGCACGATACA ctgcaggaatACTGGCTCATTGCACGCTCTGGGTTGTTTCTATTGCAGTGTTTTCCGGAATGGGGATTTGCTGAGCCCTCCTTTCCcactgctgctctccaagagcACTCCACTGCAGTGGGATGCACTCCTGGCCACGCTGACAAAGAAAGCCGACCTGCGCAGCGGAGCTGTTAACAA GCTCTGCAGGCTGGACGGAACCCAGGTGTCTGGTGGGGAGGAGCTGGTGAATGGCCATTACTATGTGGCAGTGGGAAATGAGGAGTACAAAAAACTGCCTTACTTTGAGCTGCTGGTGCCCCAGGATTCTGCGTGCAGGACGCTGTG GAATCACCCAAAAAGCAGGCGCAAAAAATACCGCAGAAGG TTTGGCGAACTCTGTGCCATCtcccaggacagagctggtgaCTCTGCTCTTGCTGAACCTACTCAACAG CTGGACAGTCGCAGGGTGCAGaccacaggagctgcagagaaagaCAAAATCCCAGCTGCTTTTCCACAACTGCAAAGGCAAGGCAGGAAATCTTGCCTCAGAGAGGAAGAGTCCATTTTCCATGCTAAACCTGTCCGTGCAGGACAAAACAGAAGGAGCAACAGGAATGTGCAGCACTGGCCTGATCAAG AAGAAAGTGTCTATAAAACCAGAGATCCTAGGAAGAAGATGCGAGGTGCCCAGGAAGTAAAAGAGGACGAACACACAGGGGTGGATGTACCCATTGATCAG GCACGGACTACAGAGAAATCACAAAAGACTGCGGCAAGGAAAAGGGATGCCAGTGACTCTGAGGATGAAAAGTACTGA